TTAAAATTATTATTCAACCTTTTGCTATGCCGATTGGCGGTAATGGCTCAACTGGGATGACCTCAGTTCAAGTCAATGAGACGGGGTTAAACGTGAATCAAACAACAATCACCCCGAATCCGCATAAGCATACAACAGCCCCTCATAATCACTCATTAGATGCTGGCGTATCTTTATTTACGAGCAGTGTTTCTGATTTTGAAATTTGGATTGAAGGAATTGATGTGACGCCTTATTTGAAAGCTCAATATAATGGAGCGTGGATTGATGGTGAGGGTGTCTTTCCTATGAAGGGATTAGCCAACTACGATCTTCTTAAAGCAGCTGGATTGATGCCAAATTGGCAACAAGGAGCTATTCTTACGCCAGGTTATAAGAAAGTGGAATTGAAAGGGACAGGGGTATTCAACGCCACATTGGTTAATTATTTGAAATACTCTCATGTAAATAGGTGATGGAATGAATAAACATGATGAAAAAGCGCAAAAGATGAAAAACCATTTACTTAATCATCCGACAGACTATCAAACCGTCATTAGTCTGTTTAAAACAGAAAGTGACTCGATTGCATATGAAGAGCGAAAAAGAAAAAATCAACTGTTATCGGAAATCGCTAAATATAAGAAAGCTGGTGAGAAAAATGGAAAATAAACATTCAACAGATGGAATTGCAGAAGATCTGATTAGAAGTTTTGTTCAAGTTGCCAGTGCCGAAATGCACACCAAAACATTATTGGAAAAACGAGTATCAGAGTTAGAAAACGGTCTGATTGATCTTGAAACAGCGTTAGAAATGCAGTTGCAAAAAATCACCGATATGAAAGAAGAAATCACTGTTTTAGCTGAACTAAGGCGAGCGGATATGTTATACCTTTTTGAGCTATATGGCAGTCGTGGTGATAAAGAAAAGTGGTGTACAGTAAAACACTTAGCAATTGCCATGATGACCGCCTTTGAAGCTTGGCAAGCAAGTGAAAATGATGAGGCACTATTATCTACAGCTTTAACTAAAAATAAACTATTTATCAAAGCTTTAACTCAATTTTTAGGGGTTGAAGTAACAGAATGTGCTGCCTGTTTTGCAGACATTATCAAAGGAGGACAAAAAAAATGACTAAACCAAAAATTTGTAATGATGACGAGAAACAACCAGCAGTTCCAGAATTTTGTGGTTCTGGTGCTTGGGAAGTTCCCGTGAATCATTTATCAGAAATTAAACAGCCAAATCGTGATCATGCGTATATCTTGCCAGACGATTCTGTTTGGGTACTAGCCTACGATGGCAAACGATTTACCCCAATCAATAGCGGTGAGGGAGGAGGCAATACTCGACCAACACAACTCACTAACACAGATACGTATCTGGATGTCAGCGGAAACGGCACATATAATATTACAGCTAATTTGAATACGGAAAATGTTATCGAATTGGTCAAAGAAAAAATCGATATTCCGAATATTGTACTTGAAACAGTAGGAGTGGTGAAACCAGACGGAACGACAATTACAATGGATGAACACGGCGTGATAACGTCGGTATTTCCTGAACCACCTTCAGATGGATATGCCTATGCTCGTCAAGAGGGTAAATGGGTGAAGCATTTTGTCTATCCAAATGTATATTATGAGTTTGACAATTTGGCGGACAATCAATTGACTTTTAGCATTGCTGTAAAAGACGAAGTAGAAAATTATAACGTTTTATTCAATGAAGTAGAGGTGCCTTTATCGAAACGCTCGACATGCATTACAGGACAAGTTCAATTTGATCGAACCAGCACTCAAAGAGAGAAGACCGCGGTACAGTTTTACATGATAAAAGATGGAATAGAGGAACTATTTTATACGTTAGACCTTAAACCACTATTTAAGCTATTGAATACACATACTGGTGGAAGCTCTACGTATGTAGATAAATCAGAGGCTGTGACATTTGACGAGACGGAATATTTTTCTATTGAAAGCAAACAAATCATCAAACAAGATAAGACAGTGTTTTTTAACGTGAACTTAACTAGCGAACAAGCTTTTTCTTTTTCGAGAAATAAAAAAATTAAAATAGGAAAATTGTCAGATCCAGAATTGTTTCCAACATCTAGAATAGCAGTCAATATGGTTACTGAAAGCGAAAATACAGCCATTTACGCGAACACAGCATTGATTATTGAAACAAATGGAGACCTGATGTTAGTCAATACATCTGATGTTTCTATTGGTTCGGCATACAATTTCAAAGTAGGAAATGTTCATTTTATCAATATGACCTACGTTATTTTATAAAAAAACAAGGAAGATGGTGAGTTATGACATTTTTAGGATTTACGATAGCAGAACTTGCAGCATTATTTACCATAGCAGGTTCGTTCAGTGCTTGGATCATTTGGATCGCTAAAAAAGCCTATCAAGCAATCAAACATAATATCTCTGATCCGATCAAGCACAATCTTGATGGTTTATCTGAAGCGATCACAAGTTTATCGCAGAATGTAGCAGAAGAAACAAAATTGCTGCATGAACGCTATTCTAAAGTAGTCCATCGATTAGAGGATCATGAAGAAAAAATCGGAGAGATTGAAGATACAGTTATCAAGCATGATGAAAGAATTAAAACATTATTTAGAAAGGAGTAACAAATATGAAGCAAGCATCCGCAAATACAATCGCCAGAACGATTATTTTATTTCTGGCGTTATTTAATCAAATTTTAGCGATAACAGGAAAGGGCACACTTGATATTGTAGAAGATACTATTTATCAAGTGGTTTCTTTGATTTTTACAATCGTTTCAACAGGCATCACTTGGTGGAAAAATAACAGTTTTACACATGCTGCGATAAAAGCAGATGAAATCTTAGAGGAGTTGAAAAAAGATGGCGAATATAGAAAAAATGATTCAATGGATGAATGAGAAAAAAGGAAAAGTGACCTATTCAATGAACGCAAGGCTAGGTCCAAATAGCTATGATTGTTCCAGTGCAGTTTACTTTGCGTTGATTAATGGTGGGTTCTTACCAGCTCAGACAATGGGAAATACAGACACTCTTTTTGCGCATCTAGAACATGCCGGATGGAAACAAGTGCCAAAAGATGCAACAGGTAACTATCCAGCTAAAAGAGGAGATATTTTTATTTGGGGAAATCGAGGATCATCTGGTGGTGCAGCTGGGCACACAGGAATATTTTCGGACAATAACGATGCCATTATTCATTGTAATTATGGGCATAACGGTATAACCATTAATGATCATGACACAATCTGGTCGTTGAATGGCTGTCCTTGTCCTGCCATTACGATCTATCGTTATGGCGCTAGCAATCACTCAGAACCAAAGCCGCAACCACAACCGAGCCCATCAACGCCTTCAGCAGGATTGATTCCATTATCTGGCACGTTTTATCCAGATAGACAATTAGCCGTAAGCCGAGACACAAATCCCGATGACTATGCTAGTCCAGCGCTTGATTATTATCTTCCTGGAATGGCCATCCATTATGATTACTATATTCATAGCAATGGGTATGTTTGGATTAGTTATCTAGACTATGGATCGAATCGTCGCTATGTTGCAGTTGGCCCAGATGATGGAAAAGTAGATACTACTTGGGGAACTGGTTTTTTTAATTAATAAAAAAAATAGGTCTTAAGTCTGATTACAAAAATATTACAAAAGAATTACAATTGGTTTACAAAAAGAAATTTATAAAGAAAAAAACGTCATAGATAGTTTGTTTTAAATGAAAAATGAAAAGAATTTCAAATGATGAAAGAAGAAATAAATTGAAAAGAGTTGATTCGTTTATTTTTTTGGAGAAGTATTTATCGTTTATTAGATTACGGAAGAAATAAAATAAGATGGGGGATGATGAGATGTTCAAATATGTAAATGAATATATTGATTTTTCTGCTAAAGTCAATAACTATCTTTTGACACTGATGATGGAGAAGAAGATTAATTACGACGAATATAGTGATTCTTATATTTGGGATTTAATGAAGTCTCAAGGGGTGGGCATACGAGGTTTTTATTTTAAAGAAAAGATGAATGAACGAATTTCTGGGATGCTTATCCAAGACCAACAAGAAACAACAATTGTGTTTAATCAACGACTAGATGAGACAATGAGGCACTTTGTAGTTAGCCATGAAATTATTCACTATTTATTTCACAAAAACGAAAGAAATAATGTTTTTCTAGATACACAGAACCATTTGGAGCATTTCTATCAAAAAGAATTAAAAGAATTTCAAGCGAATATCGGAGCATCAGCTATCTTAGTACCTGATAATGTATTCATTCATTTTCTAAAAAATGGGTGGAATTTAGCGCAACTATCTAATCGTTTTAAGATTTCCGAACAGCACCTTTCCATTCGTTTAGTTCAAATGATGCAGGCGTTTTTAGGATTGTCTTTGATGGTGTCTGAAGCACTTGCGGAAGATATTCAGTATAATTTTTATGGGAAGGGAAAAATGAGAGCTAAATTACTGGCTTACGAACTAGAGTGTTATTTAAATAAAACGCTAGTTCAACGTTCTTAACGTATCTCAACTACTCAAAAAAACTGTAAGGCAGGATCGCTTATAAATGCGAATTCTACCTTACAGGATTATTTTTTAGACACGTTTAATACTCACCAGAAAACAATTCGTCCAATTGTTTTTGAACATCTTTATTTTCCAAGAATTCGTCATACGTTGTATCTGCACGATCCACAATTCCTTTATCAGAAACAGCAATAATGCGGTTTGCTAATGTTTGAATAAACTGATGGTCATGTGAAGCAAATAAAATTGCGCCAGTAAATGCCATTAGCCCATCATTTAAAGCAGTGATTGATTCTAGATCCAAGTGATTTGTTGGATCATCTAGAACTAGCACATTCGATTTAGACAACATTAATTTAGACAACATTACACGAACTTTTTCGCCCCCAGAAAGTACATTAACAGATTTTAAAACGTCCTCTCCAGAAAATAACATTCTTCCCAAGAATCCACGTAAAAAAGTATTGTCATCTTCTTCTTTACTTGCAAATTGACGCAACCAATCTAAAATCGTTAGATCAGTATCAAAATCTTTGCTGTTATCTTTCGGTAAATAAGCTTGAGTTGTTGTCACACCCCAACGAACGCTACCAGTATCAGGTGTGATTTCACCCATAATTACTTTGAATAAAGTAGTAGTAACAATATCATTATCTGCAATAAATGCGACTTTATCTACATTATTTAAAGAGAATGAAATGTTATCTAGAATTTTTTTACCATCAATCGTTACAGAGACATTTTCCACATGAAGTAAATCATTTCCGATTTCTCTTTCAGGAGTAAAGCCTACAAATGGATAACGACGTGATGAAGGTTGGATGTCATCTAAGGTAATTTTATCCAACATTTTTTTACGAGAAGTCGCTTGTTTAGATTTCGATGCATTGGCACTGAAACGAGCGATAAAGTCTTGTAATTCTTTGATTTGTTCTTCTTTTTTCGCATTGGCATTTGATTGTAATTTTGCCGCTAATTGGCTTGATTCCAACCAAAAATCATAGTTACCAACATAAAGTTTGATTTTACCGAAATCAAGATCGGCCATGTGCGTACATACTTTGTTTAAGAAATGACGGTCATGGGAAACGACGATAACAGTGTTTTCAAAGTTGATCAAGAATTCTTCCAACCAGTTGATTGAACGAGTATCTAAACCGTTGGTCGGCTCATCTAGTAGTAAAACGTCAGGCTTACCAAATAGTGATTGGGCAAGTAATACTTTGACTTTTTGACCAGCTGTTAGCTCGCTCATTTTTTGGTCGTGTAAACTTTCAGGAATATTTAATCCTTGTAGTAAAACAGCCGCTTCTGGTTCAGCTTCCCAACCATCTAACTCCGCAAATTCCCCTTCAAGTTCTGCCGCTTTGATCCCATCTTCATCAGTGAAATCTTCTTTCATGTAGATTGCGTCTTTTTCTTTCATTACTTCATACAAACGTTTGTGACCCATGATAACTGTTTCTAGAACAGTATTTTCTTCAAAGTCAAAGTGATTTTGTTTCAATGTTGCCATACGTTCATCTGGCCCTAATGTGATCGATCCAGTTGTTGGTTGAATTTCACCAGATAAAATTTTTAAAAATGTGGATTTACCAGCGCCGTTTGCACCGATTAAACCATAACAGTTGCCAGGTGTGAATTTAATATTTACATCATCAAAAAGTTTGCGGTCTGAAAATAGCAAACTTACATCATTTACAGTAATCAATTGTTTTCCTCACTTCATATAGAATAGTTAAACCTCTCTGCATTATAGCGAGGAAACCCATATTTTTCAAGGGATTTCAGACTTTTTCAGAAAAGATTGCTGTATATGTTTATTTCCATGAATCACAAAGTTGAACTTTCTGTCATCTAGAGAGTAAAAAATGACTAATAAGGGTACGTTCATATGATGAATTTACCTTATTAGTCTTGATATGTTTTTAACATCCTAGTTATTGAATAACACAACGTTTATACGAAAGCTTCAGCATCGATCCAGCCTAGTTCTTTTTCGTCAACTGTAGCGTAATACCAAGTTGCTTTTGTGCCTTTTAAATCAGTGATGGCTTCTTTCGTGATTAGGGCTATTTTTCCATTGTAAGCTTTTGCTGTACCAATATTGATAGCATCAGGTTCTATTGTATTCCAAGGCCCATTAGCGTAGATTCCATCAGTACGTTCATCTTGATTTATTTGTTTCGTAAAATTCGTTTCTGTTAAACTAATAATTGTGTTGTAAACATGATTAGCAAATGCATGTGAATCAATCCATCCGATTTCTTTACCATCGATACTAAAATAGTACCAGCCTACTCTTTGTCCAAGACAATCAGTGATGGCTTCTTTAGTTATTAAGGCAATTTTTTCGTGGAAGTCTTTTCCTGCATGAGTAAGGGTAACGTTAGATCCAGTATTCCAAGGACCTGCGGCGTAAATCCCATCATTGCGTTTTGATTGGTCAATTTTTTGAGTAAGAACAATAGCATTTTGACTAACGATAGTATTATAGTTTTTTGCATCAAAGGCAAGGCTGTCGATCCAGCCAATCTCTTTTCCGTTAATTTTAATGTAGTACCAAGTAACTTTCTGTCCAAGACAATCTGTAATTGCTTCTTGAGTCACTTGAGCTATTTTCCCATGAAAATCTTTTCCCATACCTATATTAACAACACCAGGGCTTGTGTTCCAAGGTCCATTAGCGTAAATGCCGTCATTTCTTGTACTTTGATTCAATTTTTTACCTACAAAGATAGTTTTTTGGCTAATGATAGTATTATAGTTTTTTGTATCAAATGCTTTAACATCGATCCACCCAAGGTTTTTCCCGTTTACTTTGATATGGTACCAATTTACTTTTTGTCCATAATAATCAGTCACCGCTTCTTGAGTCACTTGAGCCATCTGTCCATGAAAATCTTTTCCCATGCCTGTATTGACAACACTAGGACCTGTGTTCCAAGGACCTGCAGCGTAAATGCCGTCATTTCTTATACTTTGATTAAACTTTTTCCCCACAGAACGATTTTTTTTACTGATGATTGTACTATAAACTTTTTGCTGAAAGGCTCTGGAGTCTACCCAACCTAGATTCTTACCATTATAGTTAACATAGTACCAAGTTACGTTGTTATCGGTCACTGCTTCTTGAGTAACGCTAACGATTTTGTTGTGATAATTTTTCCCGTTGTCAGTTTTAACAATATTTGGCCCAGTATTCCAAGGTCCGGTAGCATAAATCCCATCATTACGTGTAGATTGGTCGAATAATTTTCCTAAAGAAACACCTTTTTTGCTAGTAATTTTGTTGTACACCTGAGTTGGTAGATCTTTAAAATGAATATAACCATCTACCGCATTCTTATCGATCCATCTTGTTGCGTAGTTTCCAGAACCAGCTGGATTATTGTACTCCTCAATAAGAACATTATTCCCACTAATTTCTGCCACCCATGCCACGTGAAATTTAGCATTCCACCAAGCTACAGAACCTACAGCTGGATTTTTATCTACTTTATATCCCATACTTTGGGCATTATTTCCCCATACATTTGCATTCCAATTGCTAGGCGGTCGTGTGATATTAAATTTATTCACAACACTTAACCGATTTGCTACAAAAGATGTACATTCCCGAGTGTACATGCCCCATGTATCAATTGCAGCATCAAGTGGTAAATTTTTCCACTTTGCTGGATAGTCATCTCCAATTTTTGCCATAATAATTTCCAACTTTCTTTTATTTAATTGTTTTGCAGCTGCTATACACAGTTTATCGAAATACGAGGGTCTCCACCTATCAATATTCAGTCATAAATCTGTTAATATTTATTCCATGTGAAACATTCTAATAAAAGGTTATTAGTGTACTTTTAAAACGATACACTGTATGATACACATAAAATTAGTGTATCGTTTTAATTGAGTTGAAAGGAGAGGTGATATGAAACGTATCGAACGTATTTTTCTTTATGTAAAAGATCAAACGGAAACATTGACTCCTAGCGATGTTTCTTTAGGAAGTGGTGTAACGACAGGAGATGTTTCAGAAGCCTTGAATATCCAAAGATCTAATGCTAGCAAAGATTTAAATCAACTTGTTAGGGAAGGCTTATTGGAGAAAACGGATGGGCGTCCAGTCAAATATGTAGATAAGGCGGTT
The DNA window shown above is from Enterococcus sp. 4G2_DIV0659 and carries:
- a CDS encoding phage holin, coding for MKQASANTIARTIILFLALFNQILAITGKGTLDIVEDTIYQVVSLIFTIVSTGITWWKNNSFTHAAIKADEILEELKKDGEYRKNDSMDE
- a CDS encoding peptidoglycan amidohydrolase family protein; its protein translation is MANIEKMIQWMNEKKGKVTYSMNARLGPNSYDCSSAVYFALINGGFLPAQTMGNTDTLFAHLEHAGWKQVPKDATGNYPAKRGDIFIWGNRGSSGGAAGHTGIFSDNNDAIIHCNYGHNGITINDHDTIWSLNGCPCPAITIYRYGASNHSEPKPQPQPSPSTPSAGLIPLSGTFYPDRQLAVSRDTNPDDYASPALDYYLPGMAIHYDYYIHSNGYVWISYLDYGSNRRYVAVGPDDGKVDTTWGTGFFN
- a CDS encoding ImmA/IrrE family metallo-endopeptidase → MFKYVNEYIDFSAKVNNYLLTLMMEKKINYDEYSDSYIWDLMKSQGVGIRGFYFKEKMNERISGMLIQDQQETTIVFNQRLDETMRHFVVSHEIIHYLFHKNERNNVFLDTQNHLEHFYQKELKEFQANIGASAILVPDNVFIHFLKNGWNLAQLSNRFKISEQHLSIRLVQMMQAFLGLSLMVSEALAEDIQYNFYGKGKMRAKLLAYELECYLNKTLVQRS
- a CDS encoding ABC-F family ATP-binding cassette domain-containing protein, whose protein sequence is MITVNDVSLLFSDRKLFDDVNIKFTPGNCYGLIGANGAGKSTFLKILSGEIQPTTGSITLGPDERMATLKQNHFDFEENTVLETVIMGHKRLYEVMKEKDAIYMKEDFTDEDGIKAAELEGEFAELDGWEAEPEAAVLLQGLNIPESLHDQKMSELTAGQKVKVLLAQSLFGKPDVLLLDEPTNGLDTRSINWLEEFLINFENTVIVVSHDRHFLNKVCTHMADLDFGKIKLYVGNYDFWLESSQLAAKLQSNANAKKEEQIKELQDFIARFSANASKSKQATSRKKMLDKITLDDIQPSSRRYPFVGFTPEREIGNDLLHVENVSVTIDGKKILDNISFSLNNVDKVAFIADNDIVTTTLFKVIMGEITPDTGSVRWGVTTTQAYLPKDNSKDFDTDLTILDWLRQFASKEEDDNTFLRGFLGRMLFSGEDVLKSVNVLSGGEKVRVMLSKLMLSKSNVLVLDDPTNHLDLESITALNDGLMAFTGAILFASHDHQFIQTLANRIIAVSDKGIVDRADTTYDEFLENKDVQKQLDELFSGEY
- a CDS encoding GW dipeptide domain-containing protein, translating into MAKIGDDYPAKWKNLPLDAAIDTWGMYTRECTSFVANRLSVVNKFNITRPPSNWNANVWGNNAQSMGYKVDKNPAVGSVAWWNAKFHVAWVAEISGNNVLIEEYNNPAGSGNYATRWIDKNAVDGYIHFKDLPTQVYNKITSKKGVSLGKLFDQSTRNDGIYATGPWNTGPNIVKTDNGKNYHNKIVSVTQEAVTDNNVTWYYVNYNGKNLGWVDSRAFQQKVYSTIISKKNRSVGKKFNQSIRNDGIYAAGPWNTGPSVVNTGMGKDFHGQMAQVTQEAVTDYYGQKVNWYHIKVNGKNLGWIDVKAFDTKNYNTIISQKTIFVGKKLNQSTRNDGIYANGPWNTSPGVVNIGMGKDFHGKIAQVTQEAITDCLGQKVTWYYIKINGKEIGWIDSLAFDAKNYNTIVSQNAIVLTQKIDQSKRNDGIYAAGPWNTGSNVTLTHAGKDFHEKIALITKEAITDCLGQRVGWYYFSIDGKEIGWIDSHAFANHVYNTIISLTETNFTKQINQDERTDGIYANGPWNTIEPDAINIGTAKAYNGKIALITKEAITDLKGTKATWYYATVDEKELGWIDAEAFV